The following coding sequences lie in one Mucilaginibacter sp. KACC 22773 genomic window:
- a CDS encoding nucleotide sugar dehydrogenase codes for MKIEQYQPKIGIIGLGYVGLPLAVEFAKKYKVFGFDINLARINQLKTGIDHTLEISEDELNAVITPVCTTQTGLFFTDDIEKLRPCTRYIVTVPTPVDKNNRPDLTPLINASMLIGKVLKKGDIVIYESTVYPGVTEDECMPILEKVSGLRYNVDFFAGYSPERINPGDKYHTVANIRKITSGSTAETADIVDKLYNSVITAGTFKADSIKVAEAAKVIENAQRDINIAFVNELAMIFNKLGIDTNKVLEAAGTKWNFLNFRPGLVGGHCIGVDPYYLAQKAQEAGYHPEIILAGRRINDSMGAYVADQFIKQITRKGTSLIDAEVLVLGFTFKENCPDVRNTRVIDIVKRLEEYKIKVHVHDPWANAEQANRIYGITCENGESKERKYDGILLAVAHNEFKDLNLASLCKPHTVLYDLKAFLPDGLVNARL; via the coding sequence ATGAAAATTGAACAGTACCAACCAAAAATTGGAATTATAGGTCTTGGGTATGTGGGCTTGCCCCTGGCCGTTGAGTTCGCAAAAAAGTATAAAGTATTTGGTTTCGATATAAATTTAGCCAGAATTAACCAGCTGAAAACCGGTATCGATCATACTTTAGAAATTAGCGAAGATGAATTGAATGCAGTGATAACGCCGGTGTGTACAACACAAACAGGGTTGTTTTTTACAGACGATATCGAAAAATTACGACCATGTACAAGATACATTGTAACAGTGCCAACACCCGTTGATAAGAACAATCGCCCCGATCTGACACCTTTAATAAACGCCAGCATGTTGATTGGGAAAGTACTTAAAAAAGGTGATATTGTGATTTATGAGTCGACGGTTTATCCGGGTGTTACCGAAGACGAATGCATGCCCATATTAGAGAAAGTATCTGGATTACGTTATAATGTCGATTTTTTTGCAGGCTACTCCCCCGAGCGAATTAATCCGGGAGATAAGTATCACACGGTAGCAAATATCCGGAAGATCACTTCGGGCTCAACGGCCGAAACTGCAGACATCGTAGATAAACTTTACAACTCCGTTATTACAGCTGGTACCTTTAAGGCCGATTCGATAAAAGTGGCCGAGGCCGCAAAGGTAATTGAAAATGCCCAGCGCGACATCAACATAGCTTTCGTAAATGAGCTTGCCATGATTTTTAATAAACTTGGGATTGACACAAATAAGGTATTGGAAGCTGCTGGTACAAAATGGAATTTTTTAAATTTCAGACCGGGTTTGGTTGGCGGGCATTGTATTGGGGTCGATCCATATTACCTTGCTCAAAAGGCCCAGGAAGCTGGGTATCACCCTGAGATTATTTTAGCCGGACGCCGCATAAACGATTCAATGGGCGCTTACGTTGCCGATCAGTTTATAAAGCAAATAACGCGCAAAGGAACATCGCTGATAGATGCCGAAGTGCTGGTACTTGGCTTTACTTTTAAAGAAAACTGCCCCGATGTAAGAAACACCCGGGTAATAGATATTGTTAAACGGTTAGAAGAATATAAGATAAAGGTGCATGTTCATGACCCTTGGGCTAATGCCGAGCAGGCAAACCGGATTTACGGCATAACCTGCGAAAACGGCGAATCGAAAGAAAGAAAATACGACGGTATTTTACTCGCGGTTGCTCATAATGAGTTTAAAGACCTCAATTTAGCCAGCCTTTGTAAACCTCACACTGTGCTGTATGATCTGAAAGCTTTTTTACCGGATGGCCTGGTAAACGCACGCCTGTAA
- a CDS encoding lipopolysaccharide biosynthesis protein, whose product MNYKEKTVSGILWSLWQQVSSKIVGFLISLFLARMLDPAQFGLIAMLAIFIAIGNSLLDSGLTASLIRTPDADERDFSTIFYFNLLGSCFLYGVLFFAAPFIADFYKQPLLTAIVRVYGLILIINAFFGVQSTLLVKDMKFKLQTNIQIPAAIGGGLLGILLARLGYGVWSLVWMGLCTSFLSTAMHWIYSPWRPALLFDKECFKKHFSFGYKMTLSGLLDTVYQNLYLIIIGKYFSASLLGFYWRADTISQLPISNISTAVNKVAYPMFAQIAHDPVRLKDVYKKLMQQVVFWNAPALIFLSLIAKPLFHILLTDKWLPAVPFFKILCLCGIMYPLHVYNLNILKVLGKSALFFKLEVLKKILSVAGILLFIPFGIYGLLYFQLFFNLIAYYINSVYSGRLIAYPVREQIEDIFPILAIAGTLGFTCYFLDMLLTSLYTPAIMQIGIVFIIYFGVYFGAGLLVKLSAIKDFNQLILKK is encoded by the coding sequence ATGAATTATAAAGAAAAAACCGTATCGGGCATTCTATGGTCCTTATGGCAGCAGGTGAGTTCAAAAATTGTTGGGTTCCTGATCTCCTTATTTCTGGCCCGTATGCTTGACCCCGCTCAGTTTGGCCTGATAGCCATGTTGGCAATTTTTATAGCAATTGGTAATTCGCTGTTAGATAGTGGTTTAACAGCTTCGCTGATACGCACCCCGGATGCAGATGAGCGCGATTTTTCGACAATTTTCTATTTTAACCTGTTGGGCAGTTGTTTTTTATATGGTGTATTATTTTTTGCTGCCCCTTTCATTGCCGATTTTTATAAACAGCCACTTTTAACAGCCATTGTACGTGTATACGGACTTATTTTAATTATCAATGCCTTTTTTGGTGTTCAAAGTACTTTACTGGTAAAAGATATGAAGTTTAAACTGCAAACAAACATTCAGATTCCGGCAGCCATTGGGGGAGGGCTTTTGGGCATCCTGCTTGCAAGGTTAGGTTATGGGGTATGGAGCCTGGTTTGGATGGGACTATGTACATCTTTTTTATCAACAGCTATGCATTGGATCTATTCGCCGTGGCGGCCGGCTTTATTGTTTGACAAGGAGTGTTTCAAAAAACATTTCTCGTTTGGTTATAAAATGACTTTATCTGGTTTGTTGGATACTGTTTATCAAAATCTTTACTTAATAATTATTGGCAAATATTTTTCTGCAAGCCTGCTTGGTTTTTATTGGCGTGCAGATACTATTAGTCAGCTGCCTATAAGTAATATTTCTACCGCGGTTAATAAGGTTGCTTACCCAATGTTTGCACAAATAGCCCATGATCCGGTGCGTTTAAAAGATGTTTATAAAAAGCTAATGCAACAGGTTGTGTTTTGGAATGCACCGGCGCTAATATTTCTGAGTTTAATTGCTAAGCCGCTTTTTCATATTTTATTAACAGATAAGTGGTTACCCGCTGTGCCTTTTTTTAAGATATTATGTCTTTGCGGTATTATGTACCCACTTCATGTATATAATCTGAATATTTTAAAAGTATTGGGTAAAAGCGCTCTGTTTTTTAAGTTGGAGGTGCTAAAAAAAATATTAAGCGTTGCCGGAATTTTGCTTTTCATCCCCTTTGGGATATACGGTCTGTTGTATTTTCAGCTATTTTTTAACCTTATTGCTTATTACATCAATTCAGTTTATAGTGGCAGGCTAATAGCCTACCCGGTAAGGGAACAAATTGAGGATATTTTTCCCATTTTGGCTATAGCCGGTACGTTAGGTTTTACTTGTTACTTTCTCGATATGTTACTAACCAGCCTTTATACCCCCGCAATTATGCAAATTGGCATTGTTTTCATAATTTATTTTGGTGTTTATTTTGGTGCAGGCTTATTAGTGAAACTTTCGGCGATTAAAGATTTTAACCAATTAATTCTTAAAAAATGA
- a CDS encoding GumC family protein translates to MLKKADMDINAKPKQTLPGGDFKTKAMPYLKNWYAFLAGLFVCLLVAWGYLHYVTPRYKITSTLLIPDDKKGDGILKATAFSDLNMFQEAKTVDNEIEVLRSKDLIYNVFERLNLEVSYFDEAAFKTKEYYGDDRPFIVTVVKLSNGAYLKKLHLQNYSGDKFLLTVEKKSWLYRYGQVVNHKDCAFKVEKGPGFATTDKQVTIRFNNLKTLAALYSAGLLQVNPVIKESNTLLLSINDAVPERGVAILNNIISTYNDETVKKKNITALNTILFIDKRLKTMEDDLSAAEKDIETYKQQSGASEINAGNQVNLTKSAEYNQLLEESNVQLGIVKSMEFYLNQSGNQFNAVPSTMGLKDPVLNSLVSRFNDLQLERNRMLNTANLSNPLVQDLSRQIASLRTNIKENLTNIKKGFMIGHTLLKQNSAQYDSRIQSVPAIERGLLQRSREQGVKTNLYQYLLQKREETALSLSATIPSSQIVDRPAYDPVPEFPKEQLTYLLGGVIGLLIPGFSIFFRQKFNAKVTTTANLLEIPGVRVLGELSHNQELAGAIAVHKGRTTVISELFRYIRSNIGILNQGLPQKTILVTSTMKGEGKTFFSVNLGITLALLSKRVLIIEFDLRRPDLLKSLNLAQTKGVADYIEGDIDSLYEYIQPVGESDNLFVLGCGTLSERPSELLMDARVEQLFDWCKAQFDYIIVDTSPVGAVSDALSLASFADLSIYLVRYNYTSTQQLDILKDIYDNGKLKNIMVVLNDAKKQNRDAYAYGGYGYVPYGV, encoded by the coding sequence ATGTTAAAAAAAGCCGACATGGACATTAACGCTAAACCAAAACAAACCTTGCCAGGAGGTGACTTCAAGACTAAAGCAATGCCATACTTAAAAAATTGGTACGCTTTTCTGGCAGGCCTGTTTGTTTGTTTGCTGGTTGCCTGGGGGTATCTTCATTATGTTACACCCAGGTATAAAATAACAAGTACGTTACTTATTCCCGACGATAAAAAAGGAGACGGCATACTCAAGGCAACAGCGTTTAGTGATTTGAATATGTTTCAGGAAGCAAAAACAGTAGATAATGAAATTGAAGTTTTGCGCTCAAAAGATTTGATTTATAATGTTTTTGAACGACTGAATCTTGAAGTTTCTTATTTTGATGAAGCTGCTTTTAAAACCAAAGAATATTATGGTGATGACCGCCCTTTTATTGTAACGGTAGTTAAATTGAGTAATGGGGCGTATTTGAAAAAACTTCACCTTCAAAATTATTCCGGAGATAAGTTTTTATTAACCGTCGAAAAGAAGAGTTGGTTATATCGTTACGGACAAGTTGTGAATCATAAGGATTGTGCATTCAAAGTTGAAAAAGGGCCTGGTTTTGCTACTACAGATAAACAGGTTACCATCAGGTTTAATAATTTAAAAACCCTGGCTGCCTTGTACAGTGCCGGATTACTGCAGGTAAACCCGGTAATTAAAGAGTCTAACACGCTATTGTTGAGCATTAATGATGCCGTGCCAGAGCGCGGGGTGGCAATACTTAACAATATTATTAGTACTTATAATGATGAAACTGTTAAGAAAAAGAATATAACAGCACTTAATACCATTTTATTTATCGATAAACGGCTCAAGACAATGGAGGATGATCTGTCAGCTGCCGAAAAAGACATCGAAACCTATAAACAACAAAGCGGAGCATCTGAAATTAATGCCGGTAATCAGGTCAATCTTACAAAGTCGGCAGAATATAACCAGTTACTTGAAGAATCAAATGTTCAACTTGGCATTGTAAAATCGATGGAATTTTATCTAAACCAATCCGGTAATCAATTTAACGCGGTTCCAAGCACTATGGGATTGAAAGACCCGGTTTTAAATTCACTTGTAAGCAGATTCAACGACCTTCAGTTGGAAAGGAACCGGATGTTAAACACCGCCAACCTCAGCAATCCGTTGGTACAGGATTTGAGCCGCCAGATTGCAAGTTTGCGTACCAACATAAAGGAGAATTTAACAAATATTAAAAAAGGGTTTATGATAGGACATACGCTTCTTAAGCAAAATTCGGCCCAATATGATTCGCGGATCCAGTCGGTACCCGCCATTGAAAGAGGGTTATTGCAGCGCAGTCGCGAGCAAGGCGTAAAAACAAACCTCTATCAATATTTATTGCAAAAGCGCGAGGAAACGGCCTTATCTCTTTCGGCAACTATTCCCTCATCACAAATTGTCGACAGACCGGCGTATGATCCTGTTCCTGAATTTCCAAAGGAGCAATTAACATATTTGCTTGGCGGAGTAATTGGCTTGTTAATTCCCGGGTTTTCAATTTTTTTCAGGCAAAAATTTAATGCAAAAGTTACAACTACAGCCAATTTATTAGAAATACCAGGAGTTAGGGTACTTGGCGAACTAAGCCATAATCAAGAACTTGCGGGCGCAATTGCTGTACATAAAGGGCGTACAACCGTCATTTCTGAATTGTTCAGATACATCCGTAGTAATATAGGTATTTTAAACCAGGGCCTGCCGCAAAAAACAATATTGGTTACATCTACCATGAAGGGCGAGGGCAAAACGTTCTTCAGCGTTAACCTTGGAATTACGCTCGCTTTATTAAGTAAACGAGTACTCATCATTGAATTTGATTTGCGAAGGCCAGATCTCCTGAAAAGCCTGAACCTGGCGCAAACAAAGGGGGTGGCCGATTATATAGAAGGTGATATAGACTCTTTGTATGAATACATTCAGCCCGTTGGTGAATCGGATAACCTGTTTGTTTTGGGTTGTGGTACACTTTCTGAAAGGCCATCGGAGTTATTGATGGACGCACGGGTTGAGCAGTTGTTCGACTGGTGCAAAGCCCAATTTGATTATATAATTGTTGATACTTCGCCGGTGGGCGCAGTTTCAGATGCGCTAAGTCTGGCCAGCTTTGCCGACTTAAGTATTTACCTGGTGCGTTATAACTATACCAGCACCCAACAATTAGACATACTGAAGGATATTTATGATAACGGGAAATTGAAAAATATTATGGTTGTCTTAAACGATGCAAAAAAGCAAAATCGTGATGCCTATGCGTACGGGGGCTATGGTTACGTTCCGTACGGCGTATAG
- a CDS encoding DegT/DnrJ/EryC1/StrS family aminotransferase translates to MIPVTKPFLPTETEFCDYVKSIWERQWLTNNGPLVNTLELKLKEYLGVNHLLYVANGTIALQLAIKALSLHGEIITTPFSFVATTSAIVWQECTPVFVDIDPETYNIDPAKIEAAITSKTTAILATHVFGNPCDIAAIQDIADRYGLKVIYDAAHCFGTLYKNRSVFEYGDISTTSFHSTKLFHTIEGGAVFTQDPEILRKLALMRNFGFSGVDCFSEQGINAKNCEFHAAMGLCNLRYADEILKKRRYLTEQYMLRLTNLDVQFQKVENADDYNYAYFPVLFSSEELMLESKAKLELAQIYSRRYFFPSLSSLPYVNSSEMPICDSIASRILCLPLYHTLGLSDLDLICRLLLRTQNFTEGSQPRPDRFGKLVTDKIEWELNVKNGKI, encoded by the coding sequence ATGATACCTGTAACCAAGCCGTTTCTGCCTACAGAAACAGAATTTTGCGATTATGTGAAAAGTATTTGGGAACGCCAGTGGCTCACAAATAATGGTCCGTTGGTAAATACGCTTGAACTGAAGCTTAAAGAATACCTGGGTGTTAATCATTTGTTATATGTTGCAAACGGTACAATTGCGTTACAGCTTGCAATTAAAGCATTGTCATTACATGGCGAGATTATTACCACGCCATTTTCTTTTGTGGCAACAACAAGCGCAATTGTTTGGCAAGAATGCACTCCCGTTTTTGTTGATATTGATCCGGAAACCTATAATATCGATCCCGCTAAAATTGAAGCTGCAATTACCTCAAAAACAACAGCAATATTGGCTACGCATGTTTTTGGTAACCCTTGCGATATTGCGGCTATACAGGACATTGCCGACAGGTATGGTTTAAAAGTTATTTACGATGCAGCACATTGCTTTGGTACCTTGTATAAAAACCGGTCGGTATTCGAATATGGCGATATCAGCACAACCAGTTTTCATTCAACAAAGTTATTTCATACCATAGAAGGGGGCGCAGTATTTACCCAGGATCCGGAAATTCTAAGAAAATTGGCGTTGATGCGCAATTTCGGTTTTTCTGGAGTTGATTGCTTTTCAGAACAAGGCATCAATGCAAAAAACTGCGAATTTCATGCAGCTATGGGCCTTTGTAATTTACGCTATGCCGATGAGATATTGAAAAAAAGAAGGTATTTAACCGAGCAATATATGCTGCGGTTAACTAACCTGGATGTTCAATTTCAAAAAGTTGAAAATGCCGACGATTATAATTACGCGTATTTCCCGGTTTTGTTTAGTTCGGAGGAGCTAATGTTGGAGAGCAAGGCCAAACTTGAATTGGCGCAAATATACAGTCGTAGGTATTTTTTTCCTTCTTTATCAAGTTTACCGTATGTAAACAGTTCGGAAATGCCTATTTGCGACAGTATAGCGTCCCGCATTTTGTGTCTTCCTTTATATCATACTTTAGGATTGTCAGATTTGGATCTGATTTGCCGTTTGTTACTACGAACTCAAAATTTTACCGAGGGAAGCCAACCGAGGCCAGATCGCTTTGGTAAGCTGGTAACGGATAAAATTGAATGGGAATTAAATGTAAAAAACGGCAAAATATGA
- a CDS encoding UpxY family transcription antiterminator, with amino-acid sequence MQSSLNTSKVSISNLREKKWLVIYTRPRWEKKVDKLLKQQGVESYCPVREVVNQWADRKKEVSLPLFSSYVFVRVDLFEQAKVLYVLGVMGYVYYMGRPAVVRDNIIDQIKYNLDNYKDLEMISLEGLAIGDVVKIKAGVLTNQTGKVVEIKGKHVLMVFDSINCALVTRVLMQNLTIQNSNQNHEN; translated from the coding sequence ATGCAATCTTCATTAAATACCTCGAAAGTGTCGATATCAAATTTGCGCGAAAAAAAATGGCTTGTAATTTATACCAGGCCCCGCTGGGAAAAAAAGGTTGACAAATTGTTAAAGCAGCAAGGCGTCGAATCATATTGCCCTGTCAGGGAAGTTGTTAACCAATGGGCTGATAGGAAAAAAGAGGTAAGCCTGCCCTTGTTTAGTTCGTACGTGTTTGTAAGGGTTGATCTTTTTGAACAGGCCAAAGTACTGTACGTTTTAGGCGTAATGGGCTATGTGTATTATATGGGCAGACCAGCTGTGGTGAGAGATAATATTATCGACCAAATAAAGTACAACCTTGACAATTACAAAGACTTAGAGATGATAAGCCTGGAAGGATTAGCGATAGGCGATGTTGTGAAAATAAAGGCCGGTGTGCTTACCAATCAAACAGGCAAAGTGGTTGAAATTAAAGGCAAGCACGTTTTAATGGTGTTTGACAGTATTAACTGTGCTTTGGTAACGCGTGTTCTTATGCAAAATTTAACTATACAAAATTCAAATCAAAACCATGAAAATTGA